The following proteins are co-located in the Rippkaea orientalis PCC 8801 genome:
- a CDS encoding permease encodes MNQLHNAFTLFLSLLVEAFPFLLLGVLLSSALLLFIDEGKLIRTMPQNAFLGALAGSCIGFLFPVCECGNVPVARRLLMQGLPTSAAIGFLLAAPTINPIVVWSTWVAFRDQPEIVVFRVIFSLMIAVTMGCIFSVQKDPRPLLQPLLAQRVAIVRNQSFRRVSQSKPQDSSMLLQSGTFLLGQPGNPISLESLATSTMALGEMGSPRFSQRLGLFVENVVQELRELGGMLIFGSAIAASLQVFVPREIVLNLGQGTISSIVAMMLLAAIVSICSTVDSFFALSFASTFTTSSLLAFLVFGPMIDIKAIGLMLSIFKPRMIIYLFALVAQLTFILALCHSYFF; translated from the coding sequence ATGAATCAACTGCACAACGCCTTCACCCTATTCCTCAGCCTTCTAGTAGAAGCGTTCCCGTTTCTGTTGCTAGGGGTCTTACTATCAAGTGCCCTCCTGCTATTCATCGATGAAGGAAAATTAATCAGAACCATGCCCCAAAATGCCTTTTTAGGGGCTCTAGCAGGGAGTTGCATTGGATTTCTGTTTCCTGTGTGTGAATGCGGTAATGTTCCTGTGGCCAGACGATTATTGATGCAAGGACTTCCCACCTCAGCAGCCATTGGGTTTTTATTAGCAGCCCCAACCATCAATCCTATCGTCGTTTGGTCAACCTGGGTAGCCTTTCGGGATCAACCAGAAATAGTCGTTTTTCGGGTGATATTTTCCTTAATGATCGCTGTAACGATGGGTTGTATCTTCAGCGTTCAAAAAGATCCCCGTCCTCTCCTACAGCCTTTGTTAGCGCAACGGGTAGCTATTGTCCGTAACCAGTCATTTAGGCGTGTTTCCCAGAGTAAACCCCAAGATAGCTCAATGCTACTACAATCAGGAACTTTTTTATTAGGTCAACCCGGCAATCCTATCTCCCTGGAGAGTTTAGCCACTTCAACCATGGCTTTAGGGGAGATGGGTTCCCCAAGGTTTAGCCAACGATTAGGGCTATTTGTGGAGAATGTGGTGCAAGAATTGCGAGAATTGGGGGGAATGCTGATTTTTGGGAGTGCGATCGCAGCCAGTTTACAAGTCTTTGTCCCCCGTGAAATTGTGTTGAATTTAGGACAAGGAACCATTAGCTCAATCGTTGCTATGATGCTGTTAGCGGCGATTGTCTCCATCTGTTCGACGGTAGATTCCTTTTTTGCTTTGTCCTTTGCCTCTACCTTTACCACCAGTTCCTTATTAGCCTTTTTGGTCTTTGGTCCGATGATTGACATTAAGGCCATCGGCTTGATGCTTTCCATTTTTAAACCTAGAATGATAATTTATCTGTTTGCCTTAGTGGCTCAATTGACGTTTATCCTAGCCTTGTGTCATAGCTATTTTTTCTAA
- a CDS encoding response regulator — protein sequence MNPLNAHKGDILIVDDIPENLQLLFTMLTEQGYEVRRVLNGKQALNAAKIEPPDIILLDIKMPDLDGYQVCEKLKSTETTRDIPVIFLSALNDAFDKVKAFEVGGVDYITKPFQLQEVIIRVENQLKLLKMQQQIKQKNDELMLLNQDLKAFSYRISHDLCNHLNIINNSTYLLIEKYAKKLDEKAKSYLNLLEEEGLRMQQIIEDLLRLSQSQYIQMTFDPINLSVIVEEIITHLETDYRHQKTEFIIAPEVYATGDRGLIKIALENLLGNAYKYTAKTEKPIIEFGQLEINHQNVYFVKDNGVGFDPEQAKELFIPFHRLHTNQEFAGTGIGLATVQRIIQRHEGKIWYEAAVNQGATFYFTLKKISPLKSL from the coding sequence ATGAATCCACTTAACGCTCATAAAGGTGATATTTTAATTGTCGATGATATCCCGGAAAATCTACAACTCCTGTTTACGATGTTAACAGAACAGGGTTATGAAGTCCGACGGGTTTTAAATGGAAAACAGGCTTTAAATGCTGCCAAAATAGAACCGCCAGATATAATTTTGTTAGATATTAAAATGCCAGATTTAGATGGCTATCAAGTCTGTGAAAAACTCAAATCAACCGAAACAACTAGGGATATTCCTGTAATTTTTTTGAGTGCTTTAAACGATGCTTTTGATAAAGTCAAAGCGTTTGAAGTAGGAGGAGTTGACTATATTACTAAACCGTTTCAATTACAAGAGGTAATCATCAGGGTAGAAAATCAGTTAAAATTGCTAAAAATGCAACAACAAATAAAGCAAAAGAACGATGAATTAATGCTACTTAATCAAGATTTAAAAGCCTTTAGTTATCGAATTTCTCATGATTTATGCAATCATCTTAATATCATCAATAATTCTACTTATTTATTGATTGAGAAATACGCTAAAAAATTAGATGAAAAAGCCAAAAGCTATCTTAATCTTCTTGAAGAAGAAGGATTACGGATGCAGCAAATTATCGAAGATTTGCTACGTTTATCACAATCTCAATATATTCAAATGACTTTTGATCCGATTAATTTAAGTGTAATAGTTGAAGAAATTATTACCCACTTAGAAACCGATTATCGCCATCAAAAGACAGAATTTATTATTGCTCCTGAAGTTTATGCAACAGGAGATAGAGGCTTAATTAAAATTGCTTTAGAGAATTTATTAGGCAATGCTTATAAATATACAGCCAAAACAGAAAAGCCTATTATTGAATTTGGCCAGTTAGAAATTAATCACCAAAATGTCTATTTTGTTAAAGATAACGGCGTAGGATTTGATCCTGAACAAGCCAAAGAGTTGTTTATTCCTTTTCACCGTTTACATACTAATCAAGAATTTGCAGGTACGGGAATTGGATTAGCAACAGTCCAGCGAATTATTCAACGTCATGAGGGTAAAATTTGGTATGAAGCAGCCGTTAATCAAGGTGCAACCTTCTATTTTACATTAAAGAAGATTTCTCCCTTGAAATCACTTTAA
- a CDS encoding TIGR03943 family putative permease subunit produces MTLFSRLGLPPKLKPLISGLDVLALLTWGILLFKYWVSGQLKLLIHPNYFWLVLVTSILLLILAAFKAWEWVKDLRKKTQGSTENIQHITLFPPGWGSMILVITAIAGLAIPPIMFDSQMALQRGISESLPVTQTQTQEFRASIKPEERSLIDWIRTLNAYPEPDAYQGQRAKVTGFVIHSPILPDNYIFLSRFILTCCAVDAYPVGLPVRLEGDRSQYPPDTWLEIEGEMMTETLAVDTQTMEKTPTQKRQLVLGAQSIKTIPTPDDPYGY; encoded by the coding sequence ATGACTTTATTCTCTAGACTAGGACTTCCCCCCAAGCTGAAACCCCTCATCTCAGGGTTAGACGTACTCGCCTTGCTTACCTGGGGAATATTGTTGTTTAAATATTGGGTGAGTGGTCAGCTAAAATTACTGATTCACCCTAACTATTTTTGGCTAGTTCTAGTCACCAGTATCCTTCTGTTAATATTGGCTGCCTTCAAAGCGTGGGAATGGGTCAAAGATTTACGCAAAAAAACCCAAGGAAGCACCGAAAATATCCAACATATTACCCTATTTCCCCCTGGATGGGGCAGCATGATCTTAGTGATTACTGCGATCGCCGGGTTAGCGATTCCCCCCATTATGTTCGACAGTCAAATGGCCTTGCAACGAGGGATTTCTGAGTCTTTACCAGTTACCCAAACCCAAACCCAAGAATTTCGGGCAAGTATTAAACCCGAAGAGCGATCGCTCATTGATTGGATACGTACCCTTAATGCTTATCCTGAACCGGATGCCTATCAAGGACAACGGGCTAAAGTCACCGGATTTGTGATTCATTCCCCTATTTTGCCGGATAATTATATTTTTTTGAGTCGTTTTATTCTGACCTGTTGTGCCGTAGATGCCTATCCCGTCGGACTTCCAGTCAGATTAGAGGGCGATCGCAGTCAGTATCCCCCCGATACTTGGTTAGAAATTGAAGGAGAGATGATGACAGAAACCCTTGCAGTTGATACCCAAACCATGGAAAAAACCCCCACCCAAAAACGTCAATTAGTCCTAGGGGCTCAATCGATCAAAACCATTCCGACTCCTGATGATCCCTATGGGTATTAG